Part of the Primulina huaijiensis isolate GDHJ02 chromosome 15, ASM1229523v2, whole genome shotgun sequence genome is shown below.
TGATTTACAGGAGCACCCAATTCAACTTGTGCCGATATTCCACTTATCTTCTCGTTTTCCTTCAGTTCAACCGCATTTAATGCATCCAAAACCTGAGTTGAGTTATCTATTTCATCTATATTCCTTTTAGTATCAACAATCCTCTTCAACGTAATCACCAAAGAATCCACAGCAACACCCACATTCCCATCTCTATCACTAAGAATAAGATTCCTATTATTTTCTCTCTTCACTTTAGCACCATCAATACCCAAAGAAGATACACCAACTCCACGAGCTCCCGATCCAGATAGACCACCAGATACCGACAGTGCCGCTTCTTTCTTGCTCAACTTCTCTTTGACGACCAAATACGCCACATGTTCCAATGCCTCCTTGGCCCTCTTTCTGGCAAAAGCTGCCTCCTTGGTCCTTCTCTCCGCCTCTGACTTAGCGGCCACAACTGCCTTATTCATTGATGTGGATGCAATCTTAGCAGCAGCCAGTAATTTCTTCGCTGCGTCTCTATCAATCACCTGAAAACCCCCATTCCCTTCGTTAAATTCAACATTCACCTCCTTGAccgttttcaatttaaaaatcgGGGTGT
Proteins encoded:
- the LOC140958749 gene encoding uncharacterized protein, whose product is MSVIIGGQQFLLSSHQMENNHAVNPSPRGLKRERSTLGFVXSAGSTPPPTLYVCPLCINLNTPIFKLKTVKEVNVEFNEGNGGFQVIDRDAAKKLLAAAKIASTSMNKAVVAAKSEAERRTKEAAFARKRAKEALEHVAYLVVKEKLSKKEAALSVSGGLSGSGARGVGVSSLGIDGAKVKRENNRNLILSDRDGNVGVAVDSLVITLKRIVDTKRNIDEIDNSTQVLDALNAVELKENEKISGISAQVELGAPVNHDHVVMDVDEKARTRGVAGENVAELMLEGDNCDIETAIFAHLGGDEEDHNVKGDEQEEVNKGDVLVQSIADQMKSMENGNCDQQHDSGTSL